A region of Thermococcus piezophilus DNA encodes the following proteins:
- the hisG gene encoding ATP phosphoribosyltransferase, whose protein sequence is MRFVLPKGRLFKGSLEILRKAGIELKPPENRELMVQNGKYELLLARAFDVPVYVEYGIDVGIAGSDVVEERESDVLVPLELPFGKCRLSLAMPKENAVSVEEMDGFRIATKYPNLARKFFERNEVDVEVIKLHGSIELAPKIGIADAIVDIVETGNTLRANGLVEVEKIMDVSALLLVNRISQKTKFKEINELVLKIKEVVKDGPGKLCG, encoded by the coding sequence ATGAGATTTGTTCTACCAAAAGGGCGATTATTCAAGGGTTCGCTTGAAATTCTAAGAAAAGCTGGGATTGAGCTTAAGCCACCGGAGAATAGGGAATTGATGGTACAAAATGGTAAATATGAGCTTCTTCTTGCGAGGGCTTTTGATGTGCCTGTTTACGTAGAGTATGGCATAGATGTCGGCATAGCTGGAAGTGATGTCGTTGAGGAAAGGGAAAGTGACGTCCTTGTTCCTCTTGAATTGCCCTTTGGGAAGTGTCGCTTAAGCTTAGCGATGCCTAAAGAAAATGCAGTTAGTGTTGAAGAGATGGACGGGTTTAGGATAGCCACCAAATACCCAAACCTTGCGAGGAAGTTTTTCGAGAGGAATGAAGTTGACGTTGAAGTGATAAAGCTCCACGGGAGCATCGAGCTCGCTCCAAAAATCGGGATTGCTGACGCGATAGTTGACATAGTCGAGACTGGAAACACGTTGAGGGCTAACGGCTTAGTTGAGGTGGAGAAGATTATGGATGTTTCGGCTTTACTTTTGGTGAACAGAATCTCCCAGAAGACGAAGTTTAAGGAGATTAACGAGCTTGTTTTAAAAATTAAGGAGGTTGTCAAAGATGGACCT